Proteins from a genomic interval of Phycisphaerae bacterium:
- a CDS encoding CPBP family intramembrane glutamic endopeptidase, whose amino-acid sequence MPTPLTRLDIAELAVVAAGLIIILAGAIIVSRRRAWRELINIPPPSSNVLEPADLLIGLAAILMLSSVIFKLLSIGAAPVADEPVTSQPDAADPREVLALALGQTLAAALIALIARQRFHGGLSGWGLTTTHFGQRVGQAIIGYLAAWSICLALLHLTVLILQWTVPDFAPPEHSAILTLLSAASPPWVIIVTIISTSVLAPTLEEFFFRGLLQPALIRWTNRPWAAILIAGTAFGLFHYPLIHTIPALAVFGVFLGYLYAKTRSLTLVILLHAVFNAKTLLWLAIGADGQEPQ is encoded by the coding sequence ATGCCGACCCCGCTCACACGCCTGGACATCGCCGAACTCGCCGTCGTCGCCGCCGGGCTCATCATCATCCTCGCCGGCGCGATAATCGTCTCGCGCCGCCGCGCCTGGCGCGAACTCATCAACATTCCGCCTCCGTCGTCTAATGTCCTCGAACCCGCCGACCTCTTGATCGGACTCGCGGCTATTCTGATGCTGTCCTCCGTGATCTTCAAATTATTGTCCATCGGCGCCGCGCCCGTCGCCGACGAGCCGGTTACGAGCCAGCCGGATGCCGCCGATCCGCGAGAGGTCCTCGCCCTGGCCCTGGGCCAAACGCTCGCCGCCGCGCTCATTGCTCTCATCGCCCGCCAACGCTTCCACGGCGGACTCTCCGGCTGGGGCCTGACCACGACGCATTTCGGCCAGCGCGTCGGGCAAGCCATCATCGGCTACCTCGCCGCATGGTCGATCTGCCTGGCGCTCCTCCACCTGACCGTCCTTATTCTCCAATGGACCGTCCCCGATTTCGCTCCCCCGGAACACTCGGCGATCCTCACCCTTCTCTCCGCCGCATCCCCCCCTTGGGTCATCATCGTCACCATCATCAGCACTTCCGTCCTCGCGCCGACCCTTGAGGAATTCTTCTTCCGCGGCCTTTTGCAACCCGCGCTGATCCGCTGGACGAACCGGCCCTGGGCCGCCATCCTGATCGCCGGGACCGCGTTCGGCTTGTTTCATTATCCCTTGATCCACACAATCCCGGCGTTGGCCGTCTTTGGGGTGTTTCTCGGCTATCTCTACGCCAAGACGCGCAGCCTGACGCTGGTGATCCTCTTGCACGCCGTGTTCAATGCGAAGACGCTGTTGTGGCTGGCGATCGGCGCCGATGGCCAGGAGCCTCAATAG